In Sorghum bicolor cultivar BTx623 chromosome 10, Sorghum_bicolor_NCBIv3, whole genome shotgun sequence, one genomic interval encodes:
- the LOC8070737 gene encoding phosphopantothenoylcysteine decarboxylase isoform X1, producing MATSEPVQENLAMDYSQPSKPRVLLAASGSVAAIKFENLCRSFSEWADVRAVATASSLHFIDRSSLPSDIVLYTDDDEWSTWKKIGDEVLHIELRKWADIMVIAPLSANTLAKIAGGLCDNLLTCIVRAWDYSKPLFVAPAMNTLMWNNPFTERHLQTINQLGIILIPPVTKRLACGDHGNGAMAETSQIYTSVRLAWKTQPHDASSSLVVPVSNNRPSS from the exons ATGGCTACATCAGAGCCAGTACAAGAGAATTTGGCGATGGACTACTCACAACCTAGTAAGCCTCGGGTACTCCTTGCTGCTTCAGGAAGTGTAGCCGCTATAAAATTTGAGAACCTTTGTCGTAGTTTCTCTGAGTGGGCGGATGTCCGAGCCGTGGCCACCGCATCATCTTTGCACTTTATTGATAGATCATCTCTTCCAAGTGACATTGTTCTTTACACTGATGATGATGAGTGGTCTACCTGGAAGAAGATAGGAGATGAAGTTTTACACATTGAGCTGCGTAAATGGGCAGATATTATGGTGATTGCTCCGTTATCAGCAAATACCCTGGCTAAG ATCGCCGGTGGGTTATGTGACAACCTCTTAACATGCATCGTGAGAGCGTGGGACTACAGCAAACCGCTCTTTGTTGCCCCAGCTATGAACACATTAATGTGGAACAACCCATTCACAGAGCGTCATCTTCAAACGATCAACCAACTGGGCATAATCTTGATCCCCCCAGTTACCAAAAGGTTGGCTTGTGGCGATCACGGGAATGGTGCAATGGCTGAAACCTCGCAGATCTATACTTCTGTGAGGCTTGCATGGAAGACGCAACCACATGATGCAAGCAGTTCACTTGTGGTTCCTGTCAGTAATAACCGCCCATCTAGCTGA
- the LOC8070737 gene encoding phosphopantothenoylcysteine decarboxylase isoform X2: MVIAPLSANTLAKIAGGLCDNLLTCIVRAWDYSKPLFVAPAMNTLMWNNPFTERHLQTINQLGIILIPPVTKRLACGDHGNGAMAETSQIYTSVRLAWKTQPHDASSSLVVPVSNNRPSS; this comes from the exons ATGGTGATTGCTCCGTTATCAGCAAATACCCTGGCTAAG ATCGCCGGTGGGTTATGTGACAACCTCTTAACATGCATCGTGAGAGCGTGGGACTACAGCAAACCGCTCTTTGTTGCCCCAGCTATGAACACATTAATGTGGAACAACCCATTCACAGAGCGTCATCTTCAAACGATCAACCAACTGGGCATAATCTTGATCCCCCCAGTTACCAAAAGGTTGGCTTGTGGCGATCACGGGAATGGTGCAATGGCTGAAACCTCGCAGATCTATACTTCTGTGAGGCTTGCATGGAAGACGCAACCACATGATGCAAGCAGTTCACTTGTGGTTCCTGTCAGTAATAACCGCCCATCTAGCTGA
- the LOC8070738 gene encoding uncharacterized protein LOC8070738: protein MEVEKAKCECCGFTEECTPAYIAAVRAEYLGRWVCGLCAEAVGDEIRREGSAITTAEALDRHVAFARAAPSYRTASAAEDDLVAAVARLLRRCLVDSPPASPAAPPQSRKVAAGPGYHDGADE from the coding sequence ATGGAGGTTGAGAAGGCCAAGTGCGAGTGCTGCGGGTTCACGGAGGAGTGCACGCCGGCGTACATCGCGGCGGTGCGCGCCGAGTACCTGGGCCGCTGGGTCTGCGGGCTCTGCGCCGAGGCGGTGGGCGACGAGATCCGGCGCGAGGGCAGCGCCATCACCACGGCCGAGGCGCTCGACCGCCACGTCGCGTTCGCGCGCGCCGCGCCGTCGTACAGGACGGCGTCCGCCGCCGAGGACGACCTCGTGGCGGCCGTGGCGCGGCTGCTCCGCCGCTGCCTCGTCGACTCGCCGCCCGCGTCTCCAGCTGCGCCACCGCAGAGCCGGAAGGTGGCCGCCGGGCCCGGGTACCACGATGGAGCCGACGAATGA